One part of the Gossypium raimondii isolate GPD5lz chromosome 1, ASM2569854v1, whole genome shotgun sequence genome encodes these proteins:
- the LOC105786991 gene encoding uncharacterized protein LOC105786991, whose product MREDLVRTIVADEQADRILAISFANPKPLDTLFWHHKSTGTYTIKSGYKLLFRYKLQKRGAYNTQLPNTTKLFYIEMWALPILSKVKIHLRKSYNFLPTFESLHKCNMQTTNLCLLCQEVGETIDHLLHFCSVTRQTLTVLKANLLPVWDYSNYKDWLVESFLATTTANRKLVVVTY is encoded by the coding sequence ATGCGTGAAGACCTTGTTCGCACCATTGTTGCAGATGAGCAGGCAGATCGTATCCTGGCTATCTCGTTTGCTAATCCGAAACCACTAGACACTCTGTTTTGGCATCACAAGAGTACAGGGACTTACACTATCAAAAGTGGGTATAAGCTACTCTTCCGTTATAAGTTACAAAAAAGAGGAGCTTACAATACCCAACTTCCTAACACTACTAAGTTGTTTTACATAGAGATGTGGGCACTACCTATTCTTAGCAAAGTGAAAATACATCTACGGAAATCCTACAACTTTCTTCCTACTTTTGAAAGCCTACACAAATGTAACATGCAGACTACAAATTTATGCCTTTTATGCCAAGAGGTTGGGGAGACTATTGACCATTTGCTGCATTTCTGCTCTGTCACTCGTCAAACTCTGACTGTGTTGAAGGCTAACCTACTCCCTGTGTGGGATTATTCAAACTACAAAGATTGGTTAGTAGAGTCGTTTCTTGCCACAACTACTGCCAATCGAAAATTGGTGGTTGTTAC